A single region of the Halococcus salifodinae DSM 8989 genome encodes:
- a CDS encoding HD domain-containing protein has protein sequence MGVEVRESPVSAASFEAMETFVGDYLAASVNNEVDGGRMRWYPWHSAAYRFNHIKNVVAIATKIAEAEGANVDVVRVAALFHDVSKLEAEQDHHAEAGARVAREYLHSHGEYPESFVEEVCTAVADHSYQGPLAELSLETRCLIEADLLDKVGANGAVLLVLRMGYESRTHMDAAEMVGRVADRGEDVAARVESDRAVSLVHQRLKRVKWLREWLDDEIAGVDLDPEE, from the coding sequence AGACCTTCGTCGGCGATTATCTCGCGGCCAGCGTCAACAACGAGGTCGACGGCGGTCGGATGCGGTGGTATCCGTGGCACTCCGCGGCGTACCGGTTCAACCACATCAAAAACGTGGTCGCGATCGCGACGAAGATCGCCGAGGCCGAGGGCGCGAACGTCGATGTCGTCCGGGTCGCCGCGCTCTTCCACGACGTCTCGAAGCTCGAAGCCGAACAGGACCACCACGCCGAGGCGGGCGCACGCGTCGCCCGCGAGTATCTCCACTCCCACGGCGAGTACCCCGAATCGTTCGTCGAGGAGGTGTGTACGGCGGTCGCCGACCACTCCTACCAGGGCCCGCTCGCGGAGCTCTCGCTCGAAACGCGGTGTCTCATCGAGGCCGACCTGCTCGACAAGGTGGGGGCGAACGGGGCGGTGCTGTTGGTCCTCCGGATGGGCTACGAGTCACGCACCCACATGGACGCCGCCGAGATGGTCGGGCGGGTGGCCGACCGCGGCGAGGACGTGGCTGCGCGCGTCGAGAGCGATCGGGCGGTGAGCCTCGTCCACCAGCGGCTGAAGCGCGTGAAGTGGCTGCGCGAGTGGCTCGACGACGAGATCGCCGGCGTGGATCTCGATCCCGAGGAGTGA
- a CDS encoding LysE family translocator, translated as MAVLEAVTTVLAGAVFGLAIAAPPGPMNAIIAEESVLRGWTAGFWAGLGALTADACFFVLAVVGAVAVVERFPIVRGLAFAIGGALMLYFAYTAARDATASADEATPEDSRGFRKAFVLALTNPYQIVFWLTVGVGLLEPGRIDVLAALPSVGETLSGVLVVSTGSPTLLVGFFAGIVVWIVGFPATLVAAERRATGVGPTIAYASALVLAVFGLLFLGEATSVLGGSIPLV; from the coding sequence ATGGCCGTTCTGGAAGCCGTGACGACGGTTCTCGCCGGCGCGGTGTTCGGCCTCGCGATCGCCGCGCCGCCGGGCCCGATGAACGCGATCATCGCCGAGGAGAGCGTGCTCCGCGGCTGGACAGCGGGCTTCTGGGCGGGGCTTGGCGCGTTGACTGCGGACGCCTGCTTTTTCGTGCTCGCGGTGGTCGGCGCGGTCGCGGTGGTCGAGCGGTTCCCGATCGTGCGCGGTCTCGCGTTCGCGATCGGTGGTGCGTTGATGCTTTATTTCGCCTACACCGCAGCCCGTGACGCCACCGCTTCGGCCGACGAGGCCACTCCAGAGGACTCGCGAGGGTTCCGGAAGGCGTTCGTGCTCGCGCTCACCAACCCCTACCAGATCGTCTTCTGGCTCACTGTCGGCGTCGGACTGCTCGAACCCGGCCGGATCGACGTGCTCGCGGCGCTGCCCTCCGTCGGCGAGACGCTCTCCGGTGTGCTCGTCGTCTCGACCGGGAGCCCGACGCTGCTCGTCGGCTTCTTTGCGGGAATCGTGGTCTGGATCGTGGGGTTCCCGGCGACGCTGGTCGCGGCCGAACGCCGGGCGACCGGTGTCGGACCGACGATCGCCTACGCGAGCGCGCTCGTGCTCGCGGTCTTCGGGCTGCTCTTCCTCGGCGAGGCGACATCGGTGCTTGGTGGGTCGATCCCGCTCGTCTGA
- a CDS encoding threonine synthase, which yields METTAAFDGLECTDCGEQFDAESVTHECPECGGICDPTYDYAEIDLTRAELEDRPFDGQWRYEELLPIPRAAAVTMDEGTTPLIECPDLADELGVGRVVIKDEGRNPTGSFKDRGHALAVSAASEHGASDIVLTSAGNAGQSAAAYAARAGLDSHVFVPSRANFVNKAMINVHGGDMTVVGGRFEDAAAACADAMDDRPEGEEWYSTSSFTTPYRHEGKKTMYYEITEQLDREVPDRIVYPTGGGVGLVGMHKGAKEFRDLGFTDDLPAMYAAQSSGCAPIVDAWNEGDDRHETWDTPDTICGGIEIPDPGASPLILDALDESEGGAVATPDEDILDSAITVAQHEGIEMGATCAAAASGAWDLAEQGEFESDDTVVLMNTATGNKEDDILRSHLMGKGV from the coding sequence ATGGAGACGACCGCGGCGTTCGACGGGCTCGAATGTACCGACTGCGGCGAGCAGTTCGACGCCGAGTCGGTGACTCACGAGTGTCCCGAGTGTGGCGGGATCTGCGATCCGACGTACGACTACGCGGAAATCGATCTCACGCGCGCGGAGCTCGAAGATCGGCCGTTCGACGGCCAGTGGCGCTACGAGGAGCTGCTCCCGATCCCGCGTGCGGCGGCGGTGACGATGGACGAGGGCACCACACCGCTGATCGAGTGTCCTGATCTCGCCGACGAGCTCGGCGTCGGGCGCGTCGTGATCAAGGACGAGGGCCGCAATCCGACGGGCTCGTTCAAGGATCGCGGCCACGCGCTCGCGGTGTCGGCCGCGAGCGAGCACGGCGCGAGCGACATCGTACTCACCTCGGCGGGCAACGCCGGCCAGTCGGCCGCGGCGTACGCCGCCCGCGCGGGGCTCGATTCACACGTGTTCGTCCCCTCGCGGGCGAACTTCGTGAACAAGGCGATGATCAACGTCCACGGTGGCGACATGACCGTGGTCGGGGGTCGGTTCGAGGACGCCGCCGCGGCCTGTGCCGACGCGATGGACGATCGGCCTGAGGGCGAGGAGTGGTACTCCACGAGCTCGTTCACCACGCCGTATCGCCACGAGGGCAAGAAGACGATGTACTACGAGATCACAGAACAGCTCGACAGGGAGGTCCCGGACAGAATCGTCTACCCCACCGGCGGCGGTGTCGGCCTCGTCGGGATGCACAAAGGTGCGAAGGAGTTCCGCGACCTCGGGTTCACTGACGACCTCCCCGCGATGTACGCCGCCCAGTCGAGCGGCTGTGCGCCGATCGTCGACGCGTGGAACGAGGGAGACGACCGACACGAGACGTGGGACACGCCCGATACGATCTGTGGCGGGATCGAGATTCCCGATCCCGGTGCGAGCCCGCTGATCCTCGACGCACTCGACGAGTCGGAGGGCGGTGCGGTCGCGACCCCCGACGAGGACATCCTCGACAGCGCGATCACGGTGGCCCAGCACGAGGGGATCGAGATGGGCGCGACCTGTGCGGCGGCCGCCAGCGGCGCGTGGGACCTCGCCGAACAAGGGGAGTTCGAGAGCGACGACACGGTGGTCCTCATGAACACCGCCACCGGAAACAAAGAAGACGACATTCTCCGGAGTCATCTGATGGGCAAGGGTGTCTAG